The sequence below is a genomic window from Streptomyces sp. NBC_00582.
CAGCGCGTCCCAGCGGCGGTGCGGGGCACGCTCGGCGATGTAGTGGGCGTACCCGTGCGCGAGGGCCGAGGCGCCGGCGGTGATCAGCAGCCAGAGGGCGTCGTAGCGGCGCCTGGCCGGGGAGGCGTATCCGTACTGGGTGAGCGCGGCGACCATGGAGCACGCGAGGACGGCGCCGTAGACCCCGCCGAAGAGGATCGTCTCGTGGGCGTCGTGCCCGTGGGACCGGTCCGGGTCCGCCGTGTCGTCCGCCATGGCCTCAACGATCACCCGGCCCCGCCCCGCCTGCCAGTCGCGACGAATCGTCCGCGCGGCCCGGCGGATACCGCACACAGTGTCCACACCGCGGGGGCGAGCGGCCCCGCTAGGGTCGCCGCATGACCCACAGCTTCGCTCTGCACATCCCCGACGCCGCCCTCGAACCCGAACCGCTCGACCCGGCGCAGATCGTCTCCGGCACCCCCGAGGTGACCGGGAAGGTCGTGTGGGAGTCCGCGGACGGCCGGCGGATCAGGGGTGTCTGGCAGATCACTCCGGGGGTCGTCACCGACACGGAGGCGGACGAGCTGTTCGTCGTGATCAGCGGTTCGGCGACCATCGAGATCGAGGGCGGCCCCACCCTCACCGTCGGTCCGGGCGACCTGGCGGTACTGCGGGAGGGCGACCGGACGACCTGGACGGTCCACGAGACCCTGCGCAAGGCGTACGCGATCGACCTCTGAGCACCTCCCCGGTCAGCCGCCCGCCGCCTGGGGCATGTTGTACGGGGTCACCACCTGGATCGCGGAGGGCAGGGTCGGTCCGGCGGGCGGCAGGGCGCCATGGGCCCGCATCACGGTGTGGCAGGCCTCGCGCATGTCCTGACGCAGGTCGTGATGGAGGACCGCGGACAGCCGCTGGTCGCGCAGCAGCCGGGTGTTGTCGTGGTCGAGGTCGTGCGCCACGAACACGGCGCACTCACGGCGCGCGTCG
It includes:
- a CDS encoding cupin domain-containing protein: MTHSFALHIPDAALEPEPLDPAQIVSGTPEVTGKVVWESADGRRIRGVWQITPGVVTDTEADELFVVISGSATIEIEGGPTLTVGPGDLAVLREGDRTTWTVHETLRKAYAIDL